From Humisphaera borealis, the proteins below share one genomic window:
- a CDS encoding P-loop NTPase family protein, translating to MSDLLSHNLASPEPLRHRFERLTGQQRALMAEQHRKEAQLEEVKRFLNIAPAVESALEILGQEMFGKLSAILERNLTLALQEVLGQAIKLKVSPDFKRGAAILDMHIERDGQPEDIMKGTGGSVANILSVGLRLFALSRLDEKQHRRFLVLDEQDCWLSPDLVPKLVKIIRDAGSALGFQVVMISHHSPALFRQFADRIYEFTPTADGLKVEQVDLRPDVADR from the coding sequence ATGTCAGACCTGCTATCCCACAATCTCGCCTCGCCGGAGCCACTCCGCCACCGTTTCGAACGCCTCACCGGCCAGCAACGCGCCCTGATGGCCGAGCAGCACCGCAAGGAAGCTCAACTCGAAGAGGTCAAACGCTTCCTCAACATCGCCCCGGCGGTGGAGTCGGCGCTGGAAATCCTCGGGCAGGAGATGTTCGGCAAGCTGTCGGCAATCCTTGAACGCAATCTCACCCTCGCGCTCCAGGAAGTGCTTGGCCAGGCGATCAAGCTGAAGGTCTCGCCGGACTTCAAGCGCGGGGCGGCTATCCTCGACATGCACATCGAACGCGACGGCCAGCCCGAAGACATCATGAAGGGCACCGGCGGATCGGTCGCCAACATTCTGTCGGTCGGGCTTCGGCTGTTCGCGCTGTCGCGATTGGACGAGAAACAACACCGCCGATTCCTGGTGCTCGACGAGCAGGACTGCTGGCTGTCTCCGGACCTGGTTCCGAAGCTGGTGAAGATCATCCGCGACGCCGGCAGCGCGCTCGGCTTTCAGGTGGTGATGATCAGCCATCATTCGCCGGCGCTGTTTCGGCAGTTCGCCGACCGCATCTATGAGTTCACGCCAACGGCGGACGGATTGAAGGTCGAGCAGGTCGATCTTCGCCCGGACGTGGCCGACCGCTAA
- a CDS encoding type II secretion system F family protein: MPVFAYEAMNASGQEVKDEVEAESNEEAIQKIRAKGQYPTKIREQAAKKKVAKKAGGKASGAPKKKMPMAIGGVPRKQLVNFTRQLSTLQDAGLPILRSLQILEQQQKPGLLKAIVGGVADEVEAGGSLSDAMAKYPKAFDKLYTNMIAAGEAGGVLDLILARLADFMEKAARLKKKVIGAMIYPAVVITIAVGIVSMIMIVVIPKFKKIFDDFKLKLPGPTQLLIDISDFMANNGWMYVIAFPFVVALAWRLIRISEGGRYATDVILLKVPILGSILGKTSIARFTRTLGTLISAGVPILEALTITKETCGNEVYSRALVKVHDAIREGESMAEPLKATKVCDTIVVNMIDVGEETGDLDKMLIKVADNYDSDVDVLVASLISILEPVMVVVLGVIVGFIVIALFMPMISLIEGMTSK; the protein is encoded by the coding sequence ATGCCCGTTTTTGCCTACGAAGCGATGAACGCCTCCGGTCAGGAGGTCAAGGACGAGGTGGAAGCCGAATCGAACGAAGAGGCAATTCAGAAGATTCGGGCCAAGGGGCAATATCCCACCAAAATCCGCGAGCAGGCGGCCAAGAAGAAGGTCGCCAAGAAAGCCGGTGGCAAGGCTTCAGGGGCACCCAAGAAGAAGATGCCGATGGCGATCGGCGGAGTGCCGCGGAAGCAATTGGTGAACTTCACCCGCCAGTTGTCCACCCTTCAGGACGCCGGCCTGCCCATCCTGAGGTCTCTCCAGATTCTCGAGCAGCAGCAGAAGCCGGGGTTGTTGAAGGCGATCGTCGGCGGCGTGGCCGACGAGGTTGAGGCCGGTGGCTCGCTCTCCGACGCGATGGCGAAGTACCCCAAGGCGTTCGACAAGCTCTACACGAACATGATCGCCGCCGGCGAAGCGGGCGGCGTGCTCGACCTGATCCTCGCCCGCCTTGCCGACTTCATGGAAAAGGCCGCCCGGCTGAAAAAGAAGGTCATCGGTGCCATGATCTACCCGGCGGTCGTCATCACGATCGCCGTCGGTATCGTGTCGATGATCATGATCGTCGTGATTCCGAAGTTCAAAAAGATCTTCGACGACTTCAAGCTCAAGCTCCCCGGACCCACCCAGCTCCTGATCGACATCTCGGACTTCATGGCCAACAACGGCTGGATGTATGTGATTGCGTTCCCGTTCGTCGTCGCGCTGGCGTGGCGATTGATCCGCATCAGCGAGGGCGGCCGCTATGCGACCGACGTCATCCTGCTGAAAGTGCCGATTCTGGGAAGCATCCTGGGCAAGACGTCCATCGCCCGCTTCACCCGTACGCTCGGTACGCTCATCAGTGCCGGCGTGCCGATCCTGGAAGCCCTCACGATCACCAAGGAAACCTGCGGCAACGAGGTCTATTCCCGCGCCCTGGTCAAGGTTCACGACGCGATCCGCGAAGGCGAATCCATGGCCGAGCCGCTGAAGGCGACCAAAGTCTGCGATACGATCGTGGTGAACATGATCGACGTCGGTGAAGAGACGGGCGATCTTGATAAGATGCTCATCAAGGTCGCGGACAATTACGACTCGGACGTGGACGTGCTGGTGGCTTCGCTGATCAGCATTCTTGAGCCGGTGATGGTGGTGGTGCTCGGCGTGATCGTCGGGTTCATCGTTATCGCACTGTTCATGCCGATGATCTCGCTGATCGAAGGCATGACGAGCAAGTAG
- a CDS encoding type II secretion system protein, with product MMTLRTNKNGRLAFTLVELLVVIGIIALLISIILPSLAAAREQGNRTKCLSNLRNIATACIMYANENKGSYPKSATGTQSVLDCFYWHAGRNLDESTLAPYLGRPVNRELLICPSDNVQARKYTGSGGYRFSYSMNLRMSQFKIARILNPTEKVVFYEEDENTLDDCNSSLDRNASIDLLSIRHDKKRKLPDDESTGLTLNGGRYGNASFADGHVEYVERDWLHQPQRYDPTIR from the coding sequence ATGATGACGCTGCGAACGAACAAAAACGGGCGACTTGCTTTTACGCTCGTGGAGCTCCTTGTGGTGATTGGCATCATTGCGCTGCTGATCAGCATCATTCTGCCCAGCCTCGCGGCGGCCCGGGAACAGGGTAATCGGACCAAATGCCTGAGCAATCTTCGCAATATTGCGACGGCGTGCATCATGTATGCCAACGAGAATAAAGGCTCGTACCCCAAGTCCGCTACCGGCACGCAGTCGGTGCTGGACTGCTTCTACTGGCATGCAGGCAGAAACCTGGACGAATCCACCCTCGCCCCCTACCTCGGCCGGCCGGTGAATCGCGAACTGCTGATCTGCCCTTCGGACAACGTGCAGGCTCGGAAGTACACCGGCAGCGGCGGGTATCGGTTCAGCTACTCCATGAACCTGCGGATGTCACAATTCAAGATCGCGAGAATCCTGAACCCCACCGAGAAAGTAGTGTTCTACGAAGAGGACGAAAACACCCTCGACGATTGCAACTCGTCTCTCGATCGAAACGCCTCCATCGACCTTCTCTCCATCCGCCACGACAAGAAGCGCAAGCTCCCCGACGACGAAAGCACGGGACTGACCCTTAACGGCGGACGGTACGGCAACGCGAGTTTCGCCGACGGCCACGTCGAGTACGTCGAGCGGGACTGGCTGCACCAGCCTCAGCGGTACGATCCGACCATTCGGTAA
- a CDS encoding tetratricopeptide repeat protein, producing the protein MNPTDIHHDRAMILFQQRRYDDAERELRSALGQQPHDPRLHAVLAMTLAHLDRFTDASAEADQAVGLGPDLAFAHFVRGLVLLMRHRHNEAEAPAMQAVALNPYDAEYHWLLGAIQFEQRKYAPALESADLGLSIDPEHAGCINLRAMTLVKLGRKDEAGQAIDAALAKDPENAHTHANRGWTLLHQGDHKKALEHFREALRLNPELEWARAGIVEALKAKNPIYRVLLRYFLWMGNLSPGAQWGIVIGGYLGFRALSSVAASNPTAATYIRPVLIAYVVFAVMTWLADPLFNLLLRLSKFGRYALSKRQTWASNVLGVLIGGCAASAIAGLATGNFAWFVLAIVLGGLTLPAAGCFRLARGWPTNVMIAGTGMLALAGLSAAGLSFVIEATPDPTNAAELTALSNLNGTFGSILNVFAFGIMISQFAFNYLRGIQPPK; encoded by the coding sequence ATGAATCCCACCGACATCCATCACGACCGGGCGATGATCCTCTTCCAGCAGCGGCGGTACGACGACGCCGAGCGGGAGCTGCGATCGGCGCTCGGCCAGCAGCCGCACGACCCGCGCCTTCATGCCGTGCTGGCGATGACGCTGGCGCACCTGGATCGCTTCACCGACGCCTCGGCCGAGGCCGACCAGGCGGTCGGGCTGGGGCCGGACCTGGCGTTCGCGCACTTCGTCCGCGGGCTGGTGCTGCTGATGCGCCATCGCCACAACGAGGCCGAAGCCCCGGCGATGCAGGCCGTCGCGCTCAACCCCTACGACGCCGAGTACCACTGGCTCCTGGGCGCGATCCAGTTCGAGCAGCGCAAATACGCGCCGGCGCTGGAATCGGCTGACCTGGGCCTCTCGATCGACCCCGAGCACGCCGGCTGCATCAACCTGCGGGCGATGACGCTGGTCAAACTCGGCCGCAAGGACGAAGCCGGGCAGGCGATCGACGCCGCGCTGGCCAAGGACCCCGAGAACGCGCACACCCATGCCAACCGTGGCTGGACGCTGCTGCACCAGGGGGACCACAAGAAGGCGCTGGAGCATTTCCGCGAGGCGCTACGGTTGAATCCCGAGTTGGAATGGGCTCGGGCGGGCATCGTCGAAGCGCTCAAGGCGAAGAACCCCATCTACCGCGTGCTGCTCCGCTACTTCCTGTGGATGGGCAACCTCAGCCCGGGGGCACAGTGGGGCATTGTCATCGGCGGCTACCTGGGCTTCCGCGCCCTTAGTTCGGTCGCCGCGAGCAACCCCACCGCCGCAACGTACATCCGCCCGGTGCTGATCGCTTACGTCGTCTTCGCGGTCATGACCTGGCTCGCCGATCCGCTGTTCAACCTGCTGCTACGGCTGAGCAAGTTCGGCCGGTACGCCCTGTCGAAAAGGCAGACCTGGGCCAGCAACGTATTGGGCGTTCTGATCGGCGGCTGCGCGGCATCGGCGATCGCCGGGCTGGCGACGGGGAACTTCGCGTGGTTTGTGCTGGCGATCGTGCTCGGCGGACTGACGCTGCCGGCCGCCGGATGTTTCCGCCTGGCCAGGGGGTGGCCGACCAACGTGATGATCGCCGGCACCGGCATGCTCGCCCTGGCGGGCTTGTCGGCGGCAGGGTTGTCGTTTGTCATCGAAGCCACGCCCGACCCGACCAACGCCGCCGAGCTTACCGCGCTTTCGAACCTGAACGGCACGTTCGGATCGATCCTGAACGTCTTCGCATTCGGAATCATGATCAGTCAGTTTGCGTTCAATTATCTGCGCGGCATCCAGCCGCCGAAGTGA
- a CDS encoding sugar phosphate isomerase/epimerase family protein, with translation MLQLSAFADEIGPNLDDQIRVCRANGVSHFELRGVFGKNVMDFTADERREIKTKLADNGLGVISIGSPIGKVAIDKPWAEHFDRFKKAVEIAEYFESSFIRVFSYYPAGGEGKGPLDPIRDEVIRRFREKVAYIVDHPVTMVHENEKGIYGDIGRRCLDMMKSVDSGKLRCAFDFANFVQVGENPADNWKLLKPYTVHIHIKDARMADGHVVPAGEGDGQIGPILEDAYKSGYRGFVTMEPHLKVAGHSHGETGPELFGVAVTALRNLCKKHGVPIAGA, from the coding sequence ATGCTCCAACTCAGCGCTTTTGCCGACGAAATCGGCCCGAACCTTGACGATCAGATTCGCGTTTGCCGTGCCAACGGTGTCTCGCACTTTGAACTGCGCGGCGTGTTCGGCAAGAACGTCATGGACTTCACCGCCGACGAGCGGCGTGAGATCAAGACCAAGCTCGCCGACAACGGGTTGGGCGTGATTTCGATCGGTTCGCCGATCGGTAAGGTCGCGATCGACAAGCCTTGGGCCGAGCACTTCGACCGGTTCAAGAAGGCCGTCGAGATCGCCGAGTACTTTGAATCGTCGTTCATCCGGGTGTTCAGCTATTACCCGGCCGGCGGCGAAGGCAAGGGGCCGCTCGATCCGATTCGCGACGAAGTGATCCGCCGGTTCCGCGAGAAGGTGGCGTACATCGTCGATCACCCCGTGACGATGGTTCACGAAAACGAGAAGGGCATCTACGGAGACATCGGCCGGCGTTGCCTGGACATGATGAAGTCGGTCGATTCCGGCAAGCTCCGGTGTGCGTTCGACTTTGCCAACTTCGTGCAGGTCGGCGAGAACCCGGCCGACAACTGGAAGTTGCTCAAGCCGTACACGGTTCACATTCACATCAAGGACGCGCGCATGGCGGACGGTCATGTTGTTCCCGCCGGCGAAGGCGACGGCCAGATCGGTCCTATCCTCGAAGACGCCTACAAGAGCGGGTACCGCGGCTTCGTGACAATGGAACCCCACCTGAAGGTCGCCGGTCATTCCCACGGCGAAACAGGGCCGGAACTCTTCGGCGTCGCGGTGACGGCGCTGCGGAACCTGTGCAAGAAGCATGGCGTGCCCATCGCCGGGGCCTGA
- a CDS encoding type II secretion system protein codes for MIDRRQRLSSSRPAGFTLIELLVVIGIITLLLSILLPVVGRVQVQAQSAKTQSTIAAIAGAMERYFLDEKSYPGLYSNAQIAAGVAVTFTSAPPGAGTRLTMSEAGAAALAGGLEPVAANLTGPATCELNSTGAKYTIGKGPMSFSPSVVSRTRRTPYIDIAPGANMPLLPFSLTGCAATNLDQAGIPPAAPTRDSGFPEFHDAYSQARPIIYLRANAGAAGIASPMATQNPAAAALKQYTTYEFNYYKRGANAGFPGDFNFVASDPDIFASLDDYMRHPNVSTEPRGKDKFILVSAGPDRVFGTRDDIFFGGAR; via the coding sequence ATGATCGACCGCCGCCAACGTTTGTCGTCGTCCCGCCCGGCAGGGTTCACGCTGATTGAGCTGCTCGTGGTGATCGGCATCATCACGCTGCTGTTGTCGATCCTGCTGCCGGTGGTCGGTCGGGTTCAGGTGCAGGCGCAGTCGGCCAAGACGCAGAGCACCATCGCGGCGATCGCCGGCGCGATGGAACGCTACTTTTTGGACGAAAAGTCGTATCCGGGGTTGTACAGCAATGCTCAGATCGCGGCCGGGGTGGCGGTCACGTTTACATCGGCACCTCCGGGCGCGGGTACAAGGCTTACGATGAGCGAAGCCGGTGCGGCGGCGCTGGCCGGCGGTCTGGAGCCGGTAGCGGCCAATCTGACCGGGCCGGCGACGTGTGAACTTAATTCGACTGGCGCGAAGTACACGATCGGCAAGGGCCCGATGAGTTTCTCACCGTCGGTCGTCAGCCGCACCCGCCGCACGCCGTACATCGACATCGCGCCGGGTGCCAACATGCCGCTGCTGCCGTTTTCGCTCACGGGGTGTGCGGCGACCAACCTCGATCAGGCCGGCATACCGCCGGCAGCACCGACGCGCGACTCCGGCTTCCCCGAGTTTCACGACGCCTACAGCCAGGCTCGGCCGATCATCTACCTTCGGGCGAACGCCGGTGCGGCCGGTATAGCCTCGCCCATGGCGACGCAGAATCCGGCCGCCGCCGCGCTTAAGCAGTACACAACCTACGAGTTCAACTACTACAAGCGTGGCGCCAACGCCGGCTTCCCGGGCGACTTTAACTTTGTCGCGTCCGACCCGGACATCTTCGCCTCGCTCGATGACTACATGCGTCATCCGAACGTTTCCACCGAGCCCCGGGGCAAGGATAAGTTCATCCTCGTCAGCGCCGGCCCTGATCGGGTCTTCGGCACTCGTGACGACATTTTCTTCGGCGGCGCACGCTGA
- a CDS encoding WD40/YVTN/BNR-like repeat-containing protein: MSKRVFISTRKGLFTISPLNGKWAVTDAHFVGDNSPMVLVDRRDGAVYAALDHGHFGGKLHRSDDGGSTWKEIAVPKYPEKPEGAPPEIDGFGKEIPWSLKLIWSLEAGGAPGELWCGTIPGGLFHSTDRGDSWSINRPLWDHPDRKKWMGGGADQPGIHSICLDPRDSRTLVAGVSCGGCWLTRDNGDTWEVASQGMRAEFMPPEKQFDPIVQDPHRVVQSPSSPDVFWTQHHNGIFRSTDGCRKWEEITAQRPGQSGFAVVVHPHDADTAWFIPMVKDEKRYPPDGKLVVLKTRDGGRSFQEQRVGLPQHHNYDLVFRHCLDIDDSGDLLVFGSTTGNVYVSENGGAAWQKLEEHLPPVYAVRMG; this comes from the coding sequence ATGTCCAAACGCGTCTTCATCTCCACTCGCAAAGGTTTGTTCACGATCTCGCCCCTCAACGGGAAATGGGCCGTCACCGATGCCCATTTTGTTGGCGACAACTCGCCGATGGTGCTCGTCGACCGCCGCGACGGCGCGGTCTACGCCGCCCTGGATCACGGGCACTTCGGCGGCAAGCTGCACCGCTCGGACGATGGCGGCTCGACCTGGAAGGAAATTGCCGTCCCCAAGTACCCCGAGAAGCCCGAAGGCGCGCCGCCCGAGATCGACGGATTCGGCAAAGAGATTCCCTGGTCACTGAAGCTGATCTGGTCGCTGGAAGCCGGCGGCGCTCCCGGCGAACTCTGGTGCGGAACCATTCCCGGCGGGCTGTTTCATTCCACCGACCGCGGCGATTCCTGGTCGATCAATCGACCGCTTTGGGATCACCCCGACCGGAAGAAGTGGATGGGCGGCGGTGCCGATCAGCCGGGCATCCATTCCATCTGCCTCGACCCACGCGATTCCAGAACGCTCGTGGCCGGTGTTTCGTGCGGCGGATGCTGGCTGACGCGCGACAACGGCGACACATGGGAAGTCGCCAGCCAGGGCATGCGGGCCGAGTTCATGCCGCCGGAAAAGCAGTTCGACCCGATCGTCCAGGACCCGCACCGGGTGGTGCAATCGCCGTCGTCGCCGGATGTGTTCTGGACGCAGCACCACAACGGTATTTTCCGCAGCACCGACGGCTGTCGGAAGTGGGAGGAGATCACCGCGCAACGCCCCGGCCAGAGCGGCTTTGCCGTGGTCGTCCATCCGCACGACGCCGACACGGCGTGGTTCATCCCGATGGTGAAGGACGAAAAGCGCTACCCGCCCGACGGCAAGCTGGTCGTCCTGAAAACCCGCGACGGCGGCCGCAGCTTTCAGGAGCAGCGCGTCGGCCTGCCGCAGCATCACAACTATGACCTGGTCTTCCGCCATTGCCTGGACATCGACGACAGCGGCGACCTGCTGGTGTTCGGCTCGACGACGGGGAATGTGTACGTCAGCGAGAACGGCGGGGCGGCCTGGCAGAAGCTCGAAGAGCACCTGCCGCCGGTGTACGCGGTGCGGATGGGGTAG
- a CDS encoding class I adenylate-forming enzyme family protein: protein MLFEHVFANAKRDPSRVLFIDDRGQTTAEQFAKMVAGFSMLFRSQTTQPRIGLFLPTTTAFAASFYGALVAGKTVVPINFLLGKKEIAHIIKDSGIDTIVSAPPLIDRIKGLPIKLIDLSTLPTSAPEGMTMPPLPTPAASDLAVIMYTSGTSGLPKGVMLTYGNLAADAQSAIDHAQLKGEHKFLGVLPLFHSTGMLATLLAPTQLGAMVLYQARFSPVGMLQAIRDHKLSLLVAVPSMYGAVARLKSAGPDDLAHVYAVISGGEPLPGNIREAFLAKFGKPIMEGYGLTETIGPISFNVPGRHKPGSVGQIVPGATIKLIDDNGNEAPQGQDGEVWMKGAMIMVGYNNLPKETAEALTPDGFFKSGDLGHLDADGYLYITGRKKDLIIVAGEKAVPREIEEILLTHPSLAHAAVIGKKDPSRGEVVVAFVVPKEGETVKPDELREHCRAGGLVQWKIPREVFVATELPMSPTGKVLKRVLAEQLAKQPT from the coding sequence ATGCTGTTTGAACACGTCTTCGCCAACGCCAAGCGGGATCCAAGCCGCGTTCTGTTCATTGACGACCGCGGCCAGACGACCGCCGAGCAGTTCGCGAAAATGGTCGCTGGGTTCTCGATGCTGTTCCGCAGCCAGACGACGCAGCCGCGCATCGGCCTGTTCCTGCCGACGACGACGGCCTTCGCCGCCAGCTTTTACGGGGCGTTGGTTGCCGGCAAGACGGTGGTGCCGATCAACTTTCTGCTCGGCAAGAAAGAGATCGCGCACATCATCAAGGACAGTGGCATCGACACGATCGTGTCCGCCCCGCCGCTGATCGACCGCATCAAGGGGTTGCCGATCAAGCTGATCGACCTGAGCACGCTGCCCACGTCGGCTCCCGAAGGCATGACAATGCCGCCCCTGCCCACGCCCGCCGCGAGCGACCTGGCGGTCATCATGTACACCAGTGGCACGTCGGGCCTGCCCAAGGGCGTGATGCTGACGTACGGAAACCTGGCCGCCGACGCTCAGTCGGCGATCGACCACGCGCAGCTCAAGGGGGAGCATAAGTTCCTTGGCGTATTGCCGCTGTTCCACTCGACGGGCATGCTCGCGACGCTGCTCGCCCCGACGCAGCTCGGCGCAATGGTGCTCTACCAGGCCCGCTTCAGCCCGGTCGGCATGCTCCAGGCGATCCGCGATCATAAGCTGTCGCTGCTGGTGGCGGTGCCGAGCATGTATGGCGCGGTTGCTCGCCTGAAGAGTGCCGGGCCGGACGATCTTGCGCATGTCTACGCGGTGATCTCCGGCGGAGAGCCGTTGCCGGGGAACATCCGCGAAGCGTTCCTCGCCAAGTTCGGCAAGCCGATCATGGAAGGCTACGGCCTGACGGAAACCATCGGACCGATCTCATTCAACGTCCCCGGACGCCACAAGCCTGGGTCGGTCGGACAGATTGTGCCCGGCGCGACAATCAAGCTGATCGACGACAACGGCAATGAAGCGCCCCAGGGCCAGGACGGCGAAGTCTGGATGAAGGGCGCGATGATCATGGTCGGCTACAACAACCTCCCCAAGGAGACCGCCGAGGCACTGACGCCCGACGGCTTCTTCAAGAGCGGCGACCTGGGACACCTCGATGCCGACGGCTACCTCTACATCACCGGCCGCAAGAAGGACCTCATCATCGTCGCCGGTGAGAAAGCCGTGCCGCGCGAAATCGAGGAAATCCTGCTGACGCACCCGTCGCTGGCGCACGCGGCGGTGATCGGCAAGAAAGACCCGTCCCGCGGCGAAGTGGTGGTGGCGTTCGTCGTCCCCAAGGAAGGCGAAACCGTGAAGCCCGACGAACTGCGCGAGCACTGCCGCGCCGGTGGGCTGGTGCAATGGAAGATCCCACGCGAAGTATTCGTGGCGACCGAATTGCCCATGTCGCCGACGGGCAAGGTGCTCAAGCGCGTGTTGGCGGAACAGTTGGCGAAGCAGCCGACTTGA
- a CDS encoding type II secretion system protein: MTNRTEILESRSRVSRRGGFTLVELLVVIGIALVLMGIVLPAVNRAYNQGVRTRMAADLQSIATALEAYRQDHGDIPRVYGTGTTPSQTGSVVLCRALIAPGPATGTGADGKDGFGFRTRTAIGTTVQGKAYGPYLEPDKFKLDSNAANPKILDRNGKEILYFPGFKSAQLTSAQGYIWNASYTLSAAGVRPMFNTNDNNMALLDSHAASPAVAAGRTKFLFIMGAKTDGSAGPSPAYTGDYLLWSAGPDELYGMPSAATLTPANKCDDVANFSRSAF; the protein is encoded by the coding sequence ATGACGAACCGAACGGAAATCCTCGAATCGCGATCCCGCGTGTCGCGCCGTGGCGGGTTCACGCTGGTGGAACTTCTCGTAGTCATCGGGATCGCGCTGGTGCTGATGGGCATTGTCCTGCCGGCGGTCAACCGCGCTTACAACCAGGGTGTTCGGACGCGCATGGCGGCCGACCTGCAATCCATCGCCACGGCGCTGGAAGCCTATCGCCAGGACCACGGCGACATCCCTCGGGTCTACGGCACCGGCACGACTCCCAGCCAGACGGGTTCGGTCGTGTTGTGCCGGGCGTTGATCGCGCCCGGCCCCGCGACGGGGACCGGTGCCGACGGCAAGGACGGGTTCGGATTCCGGACGCGGACGGCGATCGGCACCACGGTGCAGGGCAAGGCTTACGGGCCGTACCTTGAGCCCGACAAGTTCAAACTCGACAGCAACGCGGCGAATCCGAAGATCCTCGATCGCAACGGGAAGGAGATCCTGTACTTCCCTGGTTTCAAGTCGGCGCAGCTTACATCAGCCCAGGGCTACATCTGGAACGCCAGCTACACGCTTTCGGCGGCCGGTGTCCGCCCGATGTTCAACACGAACGACAACAATATGGCGCTGCTGGATTCCCACGCGGCATCGCCGGCGGTCGCCGCCGGTCGGACCAAGTTCCTTTTCATCATGGGTGCCAAGACCGACGGCTCGGCCGGTCCGTCGCCGGCCTATACCGGCGACTACCTCCTGTGGTCTGCCGGCCCCGATGAACTGTATGGCATGCCATCCGCCGCCACCCTGACCCCCGCCAACAAGTGCGACGACGTCGCCAACTTCTCGCGGAGCGCGTTCTGA